In Chitinivorax tropicus, the following proteins share a genomic window:
- a CDS encoding monovalent cation:proton antiporter-2 (CPA2) family protein, which produces MAYLSQTILFLAVAVTIVPLFRKLGLGAVLGYLIAGVVIGPWGLKLIDNVEQVLHVSELGVILLLFVIGLELEPSRLWVLRRPVFGLGGAQVILSGLVLGGFAIWQGLTWKSALIVGLGLAMSSTAFVLQTLAERQELTARHGRDAFSILLFQDIAVIPLLALIPLLSPVRSGEGGLDWGDAARAIGTVLGVIGAGHYLLRPAFRYVARSGAKELFTAAALLVVIGNAVLLQWAGLSMSLGAFLAGVMLADSEYRHELEANIDPFKGLLLGLFFIAVGMTANLGIMLAHPLKVLALTLGLIAAKTLVLLILARITGADRATAVKLGITLSQGGEFAFVLFSVATTEKIISTALNDTLVVAVTLSMLIAPFLFIAYDKLIAPWLERTTEREFDQIEDHDKPVIIAGFGRFGQIVARILHMQHIPFTALDKSTQQVDFVRKFGNQIYYGDASRLELLEAAGTGKARLFVLALDDVDTSIKTAELMRRHFPHVPVYARARNRYHAYKLMDAGAKAIYRETFGSSLDMAQAVLGEMGLDEQKARQSVDTFEQADLDLLRRQHAVYQDEHLLMQSAQQAQEELKHLFESEQHKAET; this is translated from the coding sequence GTGGCTTATCTCTCTCAAACCATTCTCTTTCTGGCCGTTGCGGTCACCATCGTGCCCTTGTTCCGCAAACTGGGGCTCGGGGCGGTGCTCGGGTACTTGATCGCGGGCGTAGTGATCGGCCCTTGGGGCTTGAAGCTGATCGACAACGTCGAGCAGGTTCTGCATGTGTCCGAGCTGGGTGTGATCCTGCTCTTGTTCGTGATCGGGCTGGAGCTGGAGCCCTCGCGGTTATGGGTATTACGTCGGCCCGTATTCGGCCTGGGTGGCGCACAGGTCATCCTGAGTGGTCTGGTACTGGGTGGTTTTGCCATCTGGCAAGGCCTGACCTGGAAAAGCGCCCTGATCGTCGGGCTGGGGCTGGCCATGTCATCCACTGCCTTTGTGTTGCAAACTCTGGCGGAACGGCAAGAGCTGACCGCCCGCCATGGCCGGGATGCGTTTTCCATCCTACTGTTTCAGGACATTGCCGTCATTCCGCTGCTGGCGTTGATCCCGCTGCTTTCCCCGGTTCGCTCAGGCGAAGGCGGTCTGGACTGGGGAGATGCAGCCCGCGCCATCGGAACGGTATTGGGCGTGATCGGTGCCGGACACTATCTGCTGCGCCCCGCCTTCCGTTACGTTGCCCGCAGCGGCGCCAAGGAGCTCTTCACCGCTGCCGCGCTGTTGGTGGTCATCGGCAATGCAGTCCTGCTGCAATGGGCCGGGCTGTCCATGTCGCTGGGTGCTTTCCTGGCGGGTGTCATGCTGGCGGATTCGGAATACCGACACGAGCTGGAAGCGAACATTGATCCATTCAAGGGCTTGCTGCTGGGCCTGTTCTTCATTGCCGTCGGCATGACAGCCAACCTGGGAATCATGCTGGCGCACCCACTCAAGGTGCTGGCACTGACATTGGGCTTGATTGCCGCCAAGACACTCGTGCTGCTGATCCTGGCTCGGATCACGGGAGCAGACCGGGCCACTGCCGTGAAGCTGGGCATCACCTTATCTCAGGGCGGCGAATTCGCGTTCGTATTGTTCAGTGTGGCCACAACGGAAAAGATCATCTCCACCGCCCTCAATGATACGCTGGTGGTTGCAGTCACCCTGTCGATGCTGATCGCTCCCTTCCTCTTCATTGCTTACGACAAGCTGATTGCGCCCTGGCTGGAACGGACAACCGAACGTGAATTCGACCAGATCGAAGATCACGACAAACCCGTCATCATCGCGGGCTTTGGCCGGTTTGGACAGATTGTGGCGCGTATCCTCCACATGCAACATATCCCATTCACCGCACTGGATAAAAGCACACAACAGGTGGATTTCGTCAGAAAATTCGGCAACCAGATCTACTATGGCGATGCCTCCCGCCTGGAGCTGCTGGAAGCAGCCGGCACAGGCAAGGCCCGGCTCTTTGTGCTGGCGCTGGACGATGTCGATACCTCGATCAAGACTGCCGAGCTGATGCGACGACACTTCCCCCACGTTCCTGTCTATGCCCGGGCACGTAATCGCTACCATGCATACAAGCTGATGGACGCGGGTGCCAAAGCCATCTATCGTGAAACATTCGGGTCAAGTTTAGACATGGCTCAAGCCGTTCTTGGCGAAATGGGGCTGGATGAGCAAAAAGCCCGACAAAGCGTCGATACCTTTGAACAGGCAGATCTGGATCTACTGCGTCGGCAGCATGCGGTCTATCAAGACGAACACCTGTTGATGCAGTCTGCGCAACAAGCGCAGGAGGAACTCAAGCACCTGTTTGAATCCGAACAACATAAAGCAGAAACCTGA
- a CDS encoding TetR/AcrR family transcriptional regulator has translation MARIRAIDDDEKKLKRQSILDAALRLYHDNTRELPSVSRIAEACGLAKGTVYLYFKTKEEIFLALLEEGFHRVLREIEQVVTEHATQPQALLDAYVNRYVAQVADQPDFLRLAAMTNAVLEQNLDQQIALQFKAELLRQLGQLGARLEQALPALNPGDGHRLLSRTYALTIGLWQVLDWPENVRCLVEQEEFRHARPDFFNELSIALRQLLKGALPI, from the coding sequence ATGGCTCGCATTCGCGCCATTGATGATGACGAAAAGAAACTGAAGCGCCAATCCATTCTGGATGCGGCATTGCGCCTCTACCACGATAACACCCGTGAATTGCCCTCGGTAAGCCGGATCGCTGAAGCGTGTGGTTTGGCCAAAGGCACGGTCTATCTCTACTTCAAGACCAAGGAGGAAATCTTCCTGGCCTTGCTGGAAGAGGGATTCCACCGCGTGCTGCGGGAAATCGAACAGGTCGTGACCGAGCACGCCACCCAGCCCCAGGCCTTATTGGATGCCTATGTGAACCGCTATGTGGCGCAAGTGGCGGATCAGCCTGATTTCCTCAGGCTGGCGGCGATGACCAATGCCGTGCTGGAGCAGAACCTGGATCAGCAGATCGCCTTGCAATTCAAGGCAGAGTTGCTACGCCAGCTCGGCCAGCTCGGCGCTCGGCTGGAACAAGCCCTGCCCGCCCTCAACCCAGGCGATGGCCATCGCTTGCTCAGCCGCACCTATGCGCTGACCATCGGCTTATGGCAAGTGCTGGATTGGCCGGAGAATGTCCGTTGCCTGGTCGAGCAGGAAGAATTCAGGCATGCCCGCCCGGATTTCTTCAATGAGTTGTCGATTGCGTTACGACAACTGCTGAAAGGCGCCCTACCCATTTGA
- the gspF gene encoding type II secretion system inner membrane protein GspF produces MSGFRYEALDAASGKTLKGVLEADNARLARQTLREQGLMVVEISEIVTDADKASGGSRRGGVSIAQLALMTRQLSTLLDAGLTIEQALNVVIEQSEAPREREVLAAVRSEILAGISLSNALGQHPKVFPDLYRTLVGAGEESGKLPEVMRRLAEYIESRHALRSKVMLAFIYPAIITAVSILVVTGLLTYVVPQVVNVFQNTHQQLPLLTRGLLAVSDAVRVGGLPFAVVLALAVFLFLRALKNEAVRLRFDRALLAMPLLGRMSRSIGTARLASTLAILVGSGVPMLNAMTAASGVVDNRALREAVKESTKQVREGLSLSRALAVSKLFPPVLIHLIASGEASGRLEHMLDRAAKQQSDELETRVATITGLMEPLLILLMGAVVLVIVLAILLPVFEMNQLIK; encoded by the coding sequence ATGTCCGGATTCAGATATGAAGCGCTGGATGCCGCCTCAGGCAAGACCCTGAAAGGCGTGCTGGAAGCCGACAATGCCCGCTTGGCCCGCCAGACCTTGCGCGAACAAGGTTTGATGGTCGTCGAGATCAGCGAAATCGTCACTGATGCCGACAAAGCGAGTGGCGGCAGCCGACGTGGCGGGGTGTCCATAGCACAGCTTGCGTTGATGACGCGCCAGCTGTCCACCTTGTTGGATGCCGGGCTGACCATCGAACAAGCGTTGAATGTGGTGATCGAACAATCGGAAGCCCCGCGCGAGCGCGAGGTACTGGCCGCCGTGCGGAGCGAGATTCTGGCGGGGATCAGCCTCAGCAATGCCTTGGGGCAGCACCCCAAGGTCTTCCCGGATCTGTACCGAACCCTGGTCGGCGCGGGCGAGGAGTCCGGCAAGCTGCCCGAGGTCATGCGGCGCCTGGCAGAATACATCGAGTCCCGCCATGCCCTGCGCTCCAAGGTCATGCTGGCCTTCATTTATCCAGCCATCATCACGGCGGTGTCGATTTTGGTGGTGACCGGCCTGCTGACCTATGTGGTGCCGCAGGTGGTCAATGTGTTCCAGAACACGCATCAGCAGCTACCGCTGCTCACCCGTGGCCTGCTGGCGGTGTCGGACGCCGTCAGGGTCGGGGGCCTGCCGTTCGCGGTGGTGCTGGCATTGGCTGTCTTTTTGTTCCTGCGGGCCTTGAAAAACGAAGCTGTGCGCCTGCGGTTTGACCGTGCCTTGCTGGCGATGCCCCTGCTTGGCCGCATGTCGCGTTCCATCGGCACTGCCCGCCTGGCGAGCACCTTGGCGATTCTGGTCGGCTCGGGTGTGCCCATGTTGAATGCGATGACCGCTGCGTCGGGTGTGGTGGATAATCGTGCCCTGCGCGAAGCGGTGAAGGAATCCACCAAACAGGTTCGCGAAGGGCTGAGCCTGTCGCGGGCGCTGGCGGTCAGCAAGCTCTTTCCTCCGGTCTTGATCCACCTGATTGCCAGCGGCGAAGCATCCGGGCGTCTGGAACATATGTTGGATCGCGCTGCCAAACAGCAGAGTGATGAGCTGGAGACCCGCGTTGCCACCATCACAGGTTTGATGGAACCCTTGCTGATTCTGTTGATGGGTGCAGTGGTGCTGGTGATCGTGCTGGCCATCTTGCTGCCTGTCTTCGAAATGAATCAATTGATCAAATAA
- the gspG gene encoding type II secretion system major pseudopilin GspG, whose protein sequence is MQHKRQQGFTLIEIMVVIVILGVLAALVVPKVMERPDQARVVAAKHDIGAIVQALKLYKLDNTAYPTTEQGLKALVQKPTVPPIPNNWKTGGYLDKLPQDPWGRDYQYLSPGIHGEIDIFSYGADGAAGGEGSDADIGSW, encoded by the coding sequence ATGCAACACAAACGTCAACAAGGTTTTACGCTGATCGAGATCATGGTGGTGATCGTGATCCTGGGTGTGCTGGCTGCCTTGGTGGTGCCCAAGGTGATGGAGCGTCCGGATCAGGCGCGGGTGGTGGCGGCAAAACATGATATCGGTGCCATCGTGCAGGCACTGAAACTCTACAAGCTGGATAACACCGCCTATCCGACCACTGAGCAGGGCTTGAAAGCCCTGGTGCAGAAACCGACCGTCCCCCCGATTCCCAATAATTGGAAAACCGGTGGTTATCTGGACAAATTGCCCCAAGACCCGTGGGGGCGGGACTACCAATACCTGAGCCCCGGCATTCATGGCGAAATCGACATTTTCAGCTACGGTGCTGATGGCGCTGCCGGTGGCGAAGGCTCTGATGCGGACATTGGGTCCTGGTAA
- a CDS encoding GspH/FimT family pseudopilin, translating to MSALRAARDSRGFTLIEIIVVVLIISIVITLAAVRLDPGQSRQLRDEAERLALLFETARDEAVASGEPIGWATDGTTYRFYRRENNDWVAFDAKSDLHERTLPDAMHIDQIQMSLQPLPADGRLLFMPSGVNELFAMRFALGEKRLKLRTDVLGRVFLEDQPDAVN from the coding sequence ATGTCAGCATTACGTGCGGCTCGTGACAGCCGAGGGTTCACACTGATCGAAATCATCGTGGTGGTGCTGATCATCAGCATTGTCATCACGCTGGCGGCAGTTCGGCTCGATCCGGGGCAATCGCGTCAACTACGTGATGAAGCCGAGCGACTGGCGCTGCTGTTTGAGACGGCCCGTGACGAGGCGGTGGCCAGTGGCGAGCCGATCGGGTGGGCAACCGATGGGACGACCTATCGGTTCTACCGGCGCGAAAACAACGATTGGGTGGCGTTCGATGCCAAGTCTGATCTGCACGAGCGGACGCTGCCTGATGCCATGCACATCGACCAGATCCAGATGAGCCTGCAGCCTTTGCCCGCTGACGGTCGCCTGCTGTTCATGCCCTCGGGTGTCAACGAGCTGTTCGCCATGCGCTTTGCGCTGGGTGAAAAGCGACTCAAGCTGCGCACGGATGTGCTGGGCCGGGTCTTTTTGGAGGATCAGCCCGATGCCGTCAATTAG